A single Lolium perenne isolate Kyuss_39 chromosome 6, Kyuss_2.0, whole genome shotgun sequence DNA region contains:
- the LOC127309842 gene encoding F-box protein PP2-B11: MDMPAACEIDRLPEDLLEHVIALTSPGDAFRATAVSRAFHAAAESDTVWSRFLPNDLPRFAKNEIPRRSPSTTKGLFRRLADEPVLLRHKYMRMQLDKATGAKCFTLSSSALQPPAYSTLVPVGSDFDYSKRGKRFLQAIRIPYYLPGPDIRAKVHRNMLSRNTTYGAYMVFKLLDDRSYGLDLPLHEASFGMAGRESIRKVCLYGYAEDGGGAAGEPPRKLILPSWYPTRCDAIPPMYDDVHFPRKKTHGWMEVELGEFHNEEGDGVVSISLIHTSDARPTVIVWGIELRTI; the protein is encoded by the exons ATGGATATGCCGGCCGCCTGTGAGATCGACCGCCTGCCGGAGGACCTCCTGGAGCACGTGATCGCGCTCACCTCGCCCGGGGACGCCTTCCGCGCCACCGCCGTCTCCCGGGCCTTCCACGCCGCCGCCGAATCCGACACCGTCTGGTCCCGATTTCTGCCGAACGACCTGCCACGGTTCGCCAAGAACGAGATCCCCCGCAGGTCGCCGTCGACCACGAAGGGGCTGTTCCGGCGCCTCGCCGACGAGCCCGTCCTTCTGCGGCACAAATACATG CGGATGCAGCTCGACAAGGCTACCGGCGCCAAGTGCTTCACGCTCTCGTCCAGCGCGCTGCAGCCTCCAGCCTATTCAACCTTGGTCCCTGTGGGTTCGGATTTCGactacagcaaaagaggcaaaag GTTCTTACAAGCCATTAGAATACCCTACTATTTGCCGGGGCCGGATATCCGCGCAAAGGTACACCGCAATATGCTGTCCCGGAACACGACGTACGGGGCATACATGGTATTCAAGCTACTCGACGACAGGTCCTACGGGTTAGATCTCCCGCTCCATGAAGCATCCTTCGGCATGGCCGGGAGAGAGTCGATACGGAAAGTTTGCCTGTATGGCTACGCCGAGGACGGGGGCGGGGCTGCTGGCGAGCCGCCTCGGAAGCTCATCTTGCCAAGCTGGTATCCTACTAGATGCGACGCAATCCCTCCCATGTACGACGACGTTCATTTCCCTCGTAAGAAGACCCATGGTTGGATGGAGGTGGAACTGGGTGAGTTTCACAATGAGGAAGGGGATGGCGTGGTCTCTATCAGCTTGATCCACACCTCGGACGCCAGGCCTACCGTCATTGTGTGGGGCATTGAATTGAGAACTATATAG
- the LOC127305408 gene encoding F-box protein PP2-B11: METPAACEIERLPKDLLVHVISLTSPGDAFRATAVSRAFHAAADSDTVWSRFLPSDLPRFAKKELPRTPPSTKKGLFRRLSDEPMLLPHKFMRMQLDKATGAKCFTLSASALQIPPYARRGNWTRVGSDFDYNKRGKRFLQAIVLGYIQGLDIRAKIQRKMFSQNTTYVAYMVFKLPDRFYGLDFPFQDALFGVVGSESVRQVCLQGYIEDGDRADEPPRKHILPSCYPTRCDMIPPVDDVHFPRKKTNGWMEVELGEFHNEEGDGEISISLIQTSSRKSSLIVWGIELRSKQQSPT, from the exons ATGGAGACGCCGGCTGCCTGCGAGATCGAGCGCCTGCCGAAGGATCTCCTGGTGCACGTGATCTCCCTCACGTCGCCGGGGGACGCCTTCCGCGCCACCGCCGTCTCCCGGGCCTTCCACGCCGCCGCTGACTCCGACACCGTCTGGTCCCGCTTTCTGCCGAGCGACCTGCCGCGGTTCGCCAAGAAGGAGCTTCCCCGCACGCCGCCGTCGACCAAGAAAGGGCTGTTCCGGCGGCTCTCCGACGAGCCCATGCTTCTGCCGCACAAATTCATG CGGATGCAGCTGGACAAGGCTACCGGCGCCAAGTGCTTCACGCTTTCGGCCAGCGCGCTGCAGATTCCGCCCTATGCCAGGCGAGGGAACTGGACACGTGTGGGTTCAGATTTTGACTACAACAAAAGAGGCAAAAG GTTCTTACAAGCCATTGTACTCGGCTATATACAAGGGCTAGATATCCGTGCAAAGATACAACGCAAGATGTTCTCCCAAAACACAACGTATGTGGCATACATGGtgttcaagctacccgatagatTCTACGGGCTCGATTTCCCGTTCCAGGATGCATTGTTTGGCGTTGTTGGGAGCGAATCCGTACGCCAGGTTTGCCTGCAAGGCTACATCGAGGATGGGGATAGGGCTGACGAGCCGCCTCGAAAACACATCTTGCCAAGTTGTTATCCTACTAGGTGTGACATGATCCCTCCAGTAGACGATGTTCATTTCCCTCGTAAAAAGACCAACGGTTGGATGGAGGTCGAGCTAGGTGAGTTCCACAATGAGGAAGGGGACGGTGAGATCTCCATTAGCTTAATCCAGACCTCAAGCCGCAAGTCTAGTCTCATTGTGTGGGGCATTGAGTTGAGAAGTAAGCAACAAAGTCCAACATGA
- the LOC127305411 gene encoding putative F-box protein PP2-B12 gives MESVAAAAAIYRLPEECVAHAIAMTTPGDACSSSAVSPAFRAAADSDAVWDRFLPRDHAAVLARADDGGHRECSKKELFTRLCNQPVLLDGATMSFGLDRRSGAKCWMLSARALSIVCGDDPSCWTWTADLPGSRFPEVAELVDVCWLEITGKLQLSSLSPRITYVAYLVFSINDDSYGLECHIGMLPPKATVTVVVSSNTKPTSTSTEHTLCLQHTQGEEEMTMHRRRQEYVRPWKNYGRKVTREADMDIRCPRRRGDGWKEVELGEFTVAGDEGVVEVSFKEVECRRWKRGLIVQGIEIRPKHAN, from the exons ATGGAGagcgtggcggcagcggcggcgatcTACCGGCTGCCGGAGGAGTGCGTTGCTCACGCGATCGCCATGACGACGCCCGGGGACGCGTGCAGCTCCTCGGCCGTGTCCCCGGCGTTCAGGGCCGCGGCCGACTCCGACGCCGTCTGGGACCGCTTCCTGCCGCGCGACCATGCCGCTGTGCTCGCCCGCGCCGACGACGGCGGCCACCGCGAGTGCTCCAAGAAGGagctcttcacgcggctctgcaaCCAGCCCGTCCTCCTCGACGGCGCCACCATG AGCTTCGGGCTGGACCGGCGCAGCGGCGCGAAATGCTGGATGCTGTCGGCAAGGGCGCTGAGCATCGTGTGCGGGGACGACCCCTCGTGCTGGACATGGACTGCCGACCTCCCCGGATCAAG GTTTCCTGAGGTCGCTGAGCTGGTCGACGTGTGCTGGCTTGAGATCACCGGGAAGCTGCAACTCTCGTCGCTCTCTCCCCGGATCACTTATGTTGCCTACCTCGTATTCTCCATCAATGATGACTCATACGGCCTCGAGTGCCACATTGGCATGCTGCCTCCCAAGGCCACGGTCACCGTCGTCGTCTCTAGTAACACCAAGCCGACATCGACATCGACGGAGCACACCCTTTGCCTACAACATACGCAGGGGGAGGAGGAGAtgacgatgcaccggcggaggcagGAGTACGTGCGGCCATGGAAGAATTACGGGCGAAAGGTGACGAGAGAGGCCGACATGGACATCAGGTGCCCCCGCCGGAGAGGAGACGGGTGGAAGGAGGTTGAGCTAGGCGAGTTCACCGTGGCCGGTGATGAGGGCGTGGTCGAGGTGAGCTTCAAGGAGGTGGAGTGCCGGCGGTGGAAGAGAGGGCTCATCGTGCAGGGCATCGAGATAAGGCCCAAGCATGCTAACTAG